A DNA window from Salvelinus sp. IW2-2015 unplaced genomic scaffold, ASM291031v2 Un_scaffold1234, whole genome shotgun sequence contains the following coding sequences:
- the LOC112070138 gene encoding uncharacterized protein, whose amino-acid sequence MSKQQSFHVFLNERLTAATVEIFGEVEKTVLKYQEENDRLRRLLRITSEVKLCRTESLQLSVSEEQVPPEQQHCEQEWSPSLGQEDPESTQIKEEQEEVRTSQEEEQLQGLFDTKDSIFTPSCVKSERDLEDPLWSLTLPQTQTVENRERDYNPVDLKPFVTVTLIEGFYSLCDPPDNQNNASSHSSAVSSDTVGLDNSPPLDPSPPLDPSPPLDPKHKGDLSNHMRIHTGEKPFICGDCGKNFNHKKHLNRHKLTHTGEKPFTCGDCGKSFNRKETLTTHKLTHTGEKPFICGDCGKSFIRKEHLTMHKLTHTREKPFSCGDCGKSFNRKVSLTE is encoded by the exons ATGTCTAAACAACAGTCGTTTCATGTGTTTTTAAATGAGCGCTTAACTGCGGCTACTGTGGAGATTTTCGGGGAAGTTGAGAAAACGGTACTGAAATACCAGGAGGAGAATGATCGGCTACGGAGACTGCTTCGGATCACATCGGAGGTTAAACTATGTAGAACAG AATCcctgcagctctctgtctctgaagagcaggttccccctgagcagcagcactgtgagcaggagtggagccccagtctgggacaggaggacccagagtccacacagattaaagaggaacaggaggaagtcaggaccagtcaggaggaagagcagcttcaaggGCTCTTTGATACCAAAGACTCCATATTCACTCCttcctgtgtgaaaagtgaaCGTGATCTGGAGGACCCACTTTGGTCCTTGACTCTTCCCCAAACCCAGactgtggagaacagagagagagactataacCCAGTGGATCTCAAACCTTTTGTCACTGTGACCCTCATTGAGGGTTTCTACAGTCTCTGTGACCCTCCAGATAATCAAAACAATGCCTCCAGCCACAGTTCAGCTGTAAGCAGTGACACAGTAGGACTTGACAACAGCCCACCATTGGATCCCAGTCCACCATTGGATCCCAGCCCACCATTGGATCCCAAACACAAAGGAGATCTGTCCAATCACATgaggattcacacaggagagaagccatttatctgtggtgactgtgggaaaaacTTTAATCACAAGAAGCACCTAAACAGGCataaactgactcacacaggagagaagccattcacctgtggtgactgtgggaaaagcttcaatcgCAAGGAGACCTTAACTACTCACAAActaactcacacaggagagaaaccatttatctgtggtgactgtgggaaaagctttatTCGGAAGGAGCACTTAACCATGCATAAACTGACTCACACaagagagaaaccatttagctgtggtgactgcgGGAAAAGCTTCAATCGGAAGGTGAGCCTAACTGAA